In the Mesoplodon densirostris isolate mMesDen1 chromosome 6, mMesDen1 primary haplotype, whole genome shotgun sequence genome, CTCGCGGAAGGCGAATTTGTTCCTCATTTGCTGGATGGAGTCCACGTAGCTCACGCAGAACGTGTAGAGGTTCTTGCCGGCCTCCAGCACGGCGCTGTGGCTGGCCATCTGCTCAGAGTTCTTGGAGATGGCCAGGCACAGGGCCTCGGTGCCATCCAGGACCATGCCCTTGGTGATAGCACCGCTGGCAATCCGCTCCGGAGGCTGGCGGGTTTTCCGAAGAGACACGCGGGTCGATATGAGCGGGATGAAGGCAGTGGAGGACGGCTGGTCCCCTGCCAGGGCAGAGGGTGCTGACGGCAACATGGAGggagcaggggctgggctggTCGGGGTCCCCGCGGGCTTGGCGGACGACTGGGGCTTTGGCATGGACGGGAGCGCGGGCTTTTTGATGCCCTCTCCCAGCTGGCTGGGTTTGGCAGCGTCACTGTTCACAGCATCCACAACCAGAGCCATGGGTTTTGCTTTCCCGCTGGCACCCATCTCCCCGGCTGCTTCCTGGCTCGGGCTCTGGGAGGCCTTCCCGGCTTTCCCAacggaggctggaggagggggcgGTGGGGCGGGTTTGAGCTTGGACAATTTCCCCTTGTCTCTCCCTGGGGACTCGGAGGAGGGCTTGTGCCTCCTCACTCTGGACTCCTCGGCAGGGGCCTTGCTGGTTCCTCCAGAAGcacctggccctgccctgccGGTGGGGGTCACCGGCTCAGCAGGCGTCCCCAAGGcactggacttcccagcctcgtCCTTGTGGGGAAGGCTAGAGGAAGGCGCGACCACAACCTGCCTACGGAGGAGTTTTGGGGTCAGGCTGGGAGGGCTGGAGCCCGGGCTGGACTCAGCCGCGTCTTTGAAGACCTCGTCGGCTGCTTCCTCGGTCTTCTTCACCAGCCTCGGGGGGGGCGTGCCCGTGCCTCTGGTCACCTGGTCAGACCTGTTCTCGGAAGCACTTGCCCGCTTCCGAGGCAGAGCTGGCTTCTCGCTCCTGTGCCCCCCAAACGTGGACGAGTCAAACTGTCTGCCCGTGGACTGCAGATCCCGAGGCAGCGTGACCGACCGCCACTCGGTGTCCTTGGCCCCGTGGGGCACGCAGGAGGCGGAACAGGACCGCAGGAAGCGCTTGCTGGAGCTGCCGCCGCTCTCCTCCTCGCTGGCTGCTAAGCGGCTGCTGGTCAGCGTGCTGGACTTTTTCCACAGGTGGGGAGACCGGAAGCCTATACCCCCTGACTCCCGGAAGGCTCCATTGGGAACGCCAGCCCCGCTGCTGGGCTTTAGGGACTTGGCTGGCTCGGCCGCGTCCGCGGGCGCGAGCGCCAGCGCCCCGTTGCTGATGTCTCGGCCTTCGTCCTCAGGGGCCCCCTTGCGCTCCGGCTGGCCGTCCATCTCCCGGAAGGAGCTGCTGCGTTTGGGAGGGGTTGgggctgttttcttcttcttcttgatcAAGGCACTGAACAAGTTggtcttcttgtctttggggAGAAGGCGCTCGTCTTCATTTAGGCCGCCATCCTGAGGACCTCGTTCTTTTCGAGGGAGCAATGGAGACACAGCAGGCTCGTGGTCCAGAGGATCTGAAACACATGGGGAAGAGTTTAATGACTCCAGGCCAAAGGCGACTGAGTGCGCGGGGAAGCTGCCTGGACCGGCCGGCCTGTTCCTACAGAGCAGCCACGGGTCCGGGCACTGGGCTCTGATAGGCCTGAGTGCGGTCCCGCTGCCAGCCACCTGGGCGAGTTAGTTCTCTCCGCTCATCCTCGGCTTTCTCATCTATAACACGGAGGACATTAAACCTATCTACAGCGCTGCTGTGAGAATGTAATGCGCTAATGAACGTGGAGCCGTCACAGCTCTTGGCACGAAATTTCTCAGTAACTTGTCACTGTTGTTGGTACTATTATTAGGAAAAGCTTAGGCCTCTCTCCTTGAAGACAGCCCAGCAAAAAGCGGGGACACGCCCAGTCCCCTCATCTCTTTGCCGGTTTCCTTTAAAGTAGCAGAGTCCCCTCAACACCACTATCTGGAGAGTAAAAAGCATGACAAGGCCAAGCCCAGGGTCAGAACCTGTGCCTCTCAGACCAGTCAGCCGCTTGAGGCTCCCACGAGGGTGGTCAGGAGGGAAGGGGCCACATACCACAGGGTGCAGTGACAATGGGCCATTATGCTTGGGAAACAAGATGGgtgaccttttaaaatttttaaatgggcattcTTTAAATATGAATAATAGCTCCTAAGAAATCCTTCTGCTGTTGCCAAGCTCCCCGCGAGTGAATGACAGAACTCTCCCTTCGAGGGCGGCTGCGAGCGCGGCTGCCGTCAGCGCCCTGTTAACTCAAAGCTGAGGTAGCGGGGGCCTTTGTGAGAACACCAGGCGGCACATGGGGCTTCTGAATCAGGGGAAGCCAAGGACCTCCCCAAACCTTCATCCAGCGGAAGAAGGTGAAGAAAGTGAAATTCTGATGAATTCTGCACAGCTCTATTTCAGGGCTGAACAGTTAATTGACACTCTTGGCTCACCATGAGATCACGTATCAAAATACCTCTCAGATGAATACTGATGGGCATAAATGAACACGACTGCTTATCAGTGGGCTTTTAATAAGCTGCAAGCTTTCATAGCAGCCTCTCCTCCCCACACCGTTCCATGACCTGAAATCAGGACCACTAACAGAAGGACACAGGGGCCAGATTCTGGATAGTCTACATGCTGTCAAAGTGGGGTGAGCAAGACGGTCCGAGGGCGCGCCAAGAACGCACTCTAATTTAGGTTCATTTCTTATGTAAACCTTTCAAGTGTAtatttttgctatattttatAGTATACATATCTGTGCAGTAGTACATACACATACCTATGTATAAGACCTGCacactcaacttttttttttaatatctttattggcgtataactgctttacaatggttagtttctgctctataacaaagtgaatcagttatacatatacgtatgtccccatctctcttccctcttgtgtctccctccctcccaccctcaactttttaaaattaatatgggTACATGATGAAAAAAATTGGGAATCATGGGGTCTACAGAGTCTGGCTTTGTCCTGTTCCTTCCCATTCACCCAGCGTGTGGCCCATCAGACCATCACCCAGATGCCGGGCCCACCTCAGACACCTCCATTCAGTTGGTCTGCTGTAGAACCGAggcttctgtattttttctttttctttttttttttgttgggggaACTGCTAAATCAGAACAGTCTCGCTTAGAGTCAGGCCCGGCACATAGGAAGCACTGGATCAGTGTTTGCTAATGCTACTCCTGATAACATCTTGAGAGCCCCTTTTCACCGCTCCCACTGCCCTCGCTAGTCTAGGAAACAGCACCAGAAACAGTCTCTTCTCAGAGACCATGAGGGGACACCAGCTCTCCACAGGTGTCTCCTGGCTGCGTCAGTGCCAGTGAGTTTTTCATATCAGTGCTTTTACAACGAGCTGCTCTTCGTTTggttcaatattttattattgctgCATCTGCCACTAGAGCAACCACAAATGCTGTGAATAATACATGAAGAGGTGGGTTTGTTCTTAGTAGGTTTCATAAGCACCACTGCCTAAGCCGATGGCTCCTAAATGATGGGGCAGGGGATTGCTGTAGGAAAAGGAGAACCTTCCTCTTTTCGAAGCTGGGCCACTAACACGGGGTTTGCCTGTCTTTCTGTGCAGTTTCCACTCACTGCTTCCCATCTGCCTGCACTGGCTCTGAGGGTCGACTCCCCCAGGCCTCAGGCGGGTGCGGGTGGTGAGGACGTACCAGTCTCTCCTGGGCCCTTGGAGTGGGGCGTCTCGGGCACGTCGGGGGCGTCTTTGTGCTCGGCAGCTCTCCTGGAAGTTCTCGTCTTGGTGGGCAGCTCTGGGGCCTGCAGCAGAGTACCTGCAACCCCTCGCATGCCTTTCTTCCCCAATTCTTTTTCCACTTCTAAGAACCaccaaaaaaatcaacaacaaaaccaGCAGTCATCAGTAACGACGTCATTTTGGtatgttggttttctttttctttttaagacaaGAGTAGTCATCTATACACAGTTACAGAAAAGAGATACACATCCTGAGGAAATAGTACTTGAGTAGTTTTCAGAACCCTGGCTGCAAGAGACAGAGGGCCACCCCCCGCCCAGCTTTCTGGTCTCAGGTAAGCTGCTGGCCCATGCACTCTAGCAGGAAGCGGACTGAAGGACTGAGCTGGGTCCCACACGGCCGTCCCTCCCATCCCAACCTCTCTCCCCACTGCAGGCACCCAAAGGACCAGCACTTTACCATCTGATATGCTGGATTCCTGGAACATTGTTTCAAAGGCTTGGTGGATTTCAGCGAAGGAGGGCCGGTCAGAGGGATTCCACTGCCAACCTGGACAGATGAGACCCAAGTCAGACTACCCATGAGGCCTTGCTAACAAGCAGAGGACGAGAAATTCTCAAGGAAAACCCTGGAAATTAAAGCAACATTCCAATCCTGCTAACCATCTTTTGCTATGACAAGTTAAAGTGATGAATGCCACTGTGCCCTGCTGCAGACATTAAGAATTTGGGAAGACTTTAGATACTGGCAGGAATATGGATTATAAAATCCCAGGGACACGCTGACAGCAACAActacatttacaaatatattcttcCCAACCTGCCTCCAGCAAATGTAGAAAATTACTCAACCAAGTAGCCTGCTTCCTATCTCACCCTTACTTCATGGTTATCGAAGTCCGAATTCCTCATCAGTAAAGACATGCTAattaaaacaagatgaaaatgagGATTAAGGACTGCCTGATAAGCCCAGTGTAGGTGAGGACGTAGGGTCCCTCTCACGTGTTTCGGGTGAGAATATAAATTCATAGAAACTTTTTGGGAAAACAATTTGAGAAAATCTATCAAAACTTAAAATGCACATGGCTCTCTGAACCAACAGTTCAACTTCTATAAGTACTAGCATAACGCACAGAGGTATGTATGTATGAGGGTGCTGGTTCCTGTCTTGTTCATaatggcaaaaaacaaacaaatgttcatcaaaagatgactggatgaatgaataaatcacgTAATAGATGTCAGGCAGCTATATAAAGAAAGACACGAGGCGAGAAAgcgggagagagagtgagagagagaaagagcacaaGCTCTGAATTATGGACATGGAAAGACATGCCTATTACACAgctaagtgcaaaaaaaaaaaaaaaaagttgagggaataaatttttatacatatatataaaagaacGAGTGGATAAAAGTCACCTGGAATATTTGCCTACTATACCAgaaatttgtatttattaataAGAAACCCAGGTTTGGTATCTATCAATCTCATTTTTgcattcaaaacaaacaaaaaacactcacACATAAAATACTATGGGTAAATAAAGGCATactgaaaaaagtgaaaaaaaaaaaggtagcaaaCTGTTACATTAGTTGCTTCTGAAGAAGGGAATGAAGAGAGGAAATGGAATACTTCGATTTTTTTACTTTACATATATCCTCCTGCCCTGGGTATATGTAAAGTGCCCACAGAGACTTCTAGAACTGGCAGGGGAAGGCTCACATGCTCGCATGAGTTCGTAGACCTTCTCTGGGCAGCCTTCCGGGCGCTCCATGCGATAGTCTTTCTCTAGGAGTTCATACACCTGGGACAAGTCAATTCCTGGGTAAGGTGACATGCCGT is a window encoding:
- the ABL1 gene encoding tyrosine-protein kinase ABL1 isoform X2: MLEICLKLVGCKSKKGLSSSSSCYLEEALQRPVASDFEPQGLSEAARWNSKENLLAGPSENDPNLFVALYDFVASGDNTLSITKGEKLRVLGYNHNGEWCEAQTKNGQGWVPSNYITPVNSLEKHSWYHGPVSRNAAEYLLSSGINGSFLVRESESSPGQRSISLRYEGRVYHYRINTASDGKLYVSSESRFNTLAELVHHHSTVADGLITTLHYPAPKRNKPTVYGVSPNYDKWEMERTDITMKHKLGGGQYGEVYEGVWKKYSLTVAVKTLKEDTMEVEEFLKEAAVMKEIKHPNLVQLLGVCTREPPFYIITEFMTYGNLLDYLRECNRQEVTAVVLLYMATQISSAMEYLEKKNFIHRDLAARNCLVGENHLVKVADFGLSRLMTGDTYTAHAGAKFPIKWTAPESLAYNKFSIKSDVWAFGVLLWEIATYGMSPYPGIDLSQVYELLEKDYRMERPEGCPEKVYELMRACWQWNPSDRPSFAEIHQAFETMFQESSISDEVEKELGKKGMRGVAGTLLQAPELPTKTRTSRRAAEHKDAPDVPETPHSKGPGETDPLDHEPAVSPLLPRKERGPQDGGLNEDERLLPKDKKTNLFSALIKKKKKTAPTPPKRSSSFREMDGQPERKGAPEDEGRDISNGALALAPADAAEPAKSLKPSSGAGVPNGAFRESGGIGFRSPHLWKKSSTLTSSRLAASEEESGGSSSKRFLRSCSASCVPHGAKDTEWRSVTLPRDLQSTGRQFDSSTFGGHRSEKPALPRKRASASENRSDQVTRGTGTPPPRLVKKTEEAADEVFKDAAESSPGSSPPSLTPKLLRRQVVVAPSSSLPHKDEAGKSSALGTPAEPVTPTGRAGPGASGGTSKAPAEESRVRRHKPSSESPGRDKGKLSKLKPAPPPPPPASVGKAGKASQSPSQEAAGEMGASGKAKPMALVVDAVNSDAAKPSQLGEGIKKPALPSMPKPQSSAKPAGTPTSPAPAPSMLPSAPSALAGDQPSSTAFIPLISTRVSLRKTRQPPERIASGAITKGMVLDGTEALCLAISKNSEQMASHSAVLEAGKNLYTFCVSYVDSIQQMRNKFAFREAINKLENNLRELQICPATAGGGPAASQDFSKLLSSVKEISDIVQR
- the ABL1 gene encoding tyrosine-protein kinase ABL1 isoform X1; translation: MGQQPGKVLGDQRRPSLPALHFIKGAGKKESSRHGGPHCNVFVEHEALQRPVASDFEPQGLSEAARWNSKENLLAGPSENDPNLFVALYDFVASGDNTLSITKGEKLRVLGYNHNGEWCEAQTKNGQGWVPSNYITPVNSLEKHSWYHGPVSRNAAEYLLSSGINGSFLVRESESSPGQRSISLRYEGRVYHYRINTASDGKLYVSSESRFNTLAELVHHHSTVADGLITTLHYPAPKRNKPTVYGVSPNYDKWEMERTDITMKHKLGGGQYGEVYEGVWKKYSLTVAVKTLKEDTMEVEEFLKEAAVMKEIKHPNLVQLLGVCTREPPFYIITEFMTYGNLLDYLRECNRQEVTAVVLLYMATQISSAMEYLEKKNFIHRDLAARNCLVGENHLVKVADFGLSRLMTGDTYTAHAGAKFPIKWTAPESLAYNKFSIKSDVWAFGVLLWEIATYGMSPYPGIDLSQVYELLEKDYRMERPEGCPEKVYELMRACWQWNPSDRPSFAEIHQAFETMFQESSISDEVEKELGKKGMRGVAGTLLQAPELPTKTRTSRRAAEHKDAPDVPETPHSKGPGETDPLDHEPAVSPLLPRKERGPQDGGLNEDERLLPKDKKTNLFSALIKKKKKTAPTPPKRSSSFREMDGQPERKGAPEDEGRDISNGALALAPADAAEPAKSLKPSSGAGVPNGAFRESGGIGFRSPHLWKKSSTLTSSRLAASEEESGGSSSKRFLRSCSASCVPHGAKDTEWRSVTLPRDLQSTGRQFDSSTFGGHRSEKPALPRKRASASENRSDQVTRGTGTPPPRLVKKTEEAADEVFKDAAESSPGSSPPSLTPKLLRRQVVVAPSSSLPHKDEAGKSSALGTPAEPVTPTGRAGPGASGGTSKAPAEESRVRRHKPSSESPGRDKGKLSKLKPAPPPPPPASVGKAGKASQSPSQEAAGEMGASGKAKPMALVVDAVNSDAAKPSQLGEGIKKPALPSMPKPQSSAKPAGTPTSPAPAPSMLPSAPSALAGDQPSSTAFIPLISTRVSLRKTRQPPERIASGAITKGMVLDGTEALCLAISKNSEQMASHSAVLEAGKNLYTFCVSYVDSIQQMRNKFAFREAINKLENNLRELQICPATAGGGPAASQDFSKLLSSVKEISDIVQR